In Anas platyrhynchos isolate ZD024472 breed Pekin duck chromosome 24, IASCAAS_PekinDuck_T2T, whole genome shotgun sequence, the following are encoded in one genomic region:
- the SRRM1 gene encoding serine/arginine repetitive matrix protein 1 isoform X7 encodes MDAGFFRGTSAEQDNRFSNKQKKLLKQLKFAECLEKKVDMSKVNLEVIKPWITKRVTEILGFEDDVVIEFIFNQLEVKNPDSKMMQINLTGFLNGKNAREFMGELWPLLLSAQENIAGIPTAFLELKKEEIKQRQIEQEKLASMKKQDEDKEKRDKEDKDNREKRDRSRSPRRRKSRSPSPRRRSSPVRRERKRSHSRSPHHRTKSRSATPAAEKKEATPEPEPSVKPKETVVQEATSNSDIPKAPKSEPPVPETKETSPERNSKKEREKEKEKTRQRSPTRSKSRSRSRSRSPSHSRPRRRHRSRSRRRPSPRRRPSPRRRSPPRRLPPPPRHRRSRSPVRRRRRSSASLSGSSSSSSSSRSRSPPKKPPKRTVSSPPRKTRRMSPSASPPRRRHRPSPPASPPPKPRRSPTPQQSNRSRKSRGSVSPGRASAPKHKSTEKRESPSPAPKPRKADLSESEEDKGGKMAAADSVQQRRQYRRQNQQSSSDSGSSSSSEEERPKRSNVKNGEVGRRRRHSHSRSPSPSPRKRQKESSPRRRRRSPSPPPARRRRSPSPAPPPRRRRSPSLPRRRSPSPPPRRRSPSPRRYSPPIQRRYSPSPPPKRRTASPPPPKRRASPSPQSKRRVSHSPPPKQRSSPAAKRRSPSISSKHRKGSPPSRSNREARSPPQNKRHSPSPRPRASHTSASPPPLRRGASASPQRRQSPSPSTRPIRRVSRTPEPKKTKASTPSPRSARRVSSSRSASGSPEPAPKKHQGPPSPARSRSPSGNWSPAKKAKSPTQSPSPARNSDQEGGGKKKKKKKDKKHKKDKKHKKHKKHKKEKAAAATAAAAVAAADTTSAQEEQEAETEPKKETESEPEDNLDDLEKHLREKALRSMRKAQVSPPS; translated from the exons ATGGACGCGGGCTTCTTCCGC GGAACAAGTGCAGAACAGGACAATCGCTTCagcaacaaacagaagaaactgtTGAAGCAATTGAAATTTGCAGAATGCTTAGAAAAGAAG GTGGACATGAGCAAAGTAAATCTGGAAGTAATCAAACCATGGATAACAAAACGAGTAACAGAAATCCTTGGATTTGAAGATGATGTagtaattgaatttatattCAACCAGTTGGAAGTGAAG AATCCAGATTCCAAAATGATGCAAATCAACCTGACTGGTTTTTTGAATGGGAAAAATGCTAGGGAGTTCATGGGAGAACTGTGGCCACTGCTGTTAAGTGCACAGGAAAACATTGCTGGTATTCCAACTGCATTTCTGGaattgaagaaagaagaaattaaacagCGACAG ATAGAGCAAGAGAAACTGGCTTCTATGAAGAAACAAGATGAAGACAAGGAGAAGAGGGACAAGGAAGACAAAGacaacagagaaaagagagacagaTCCAGGAGTCCAAGAAG ACGCAAGTCAAGGTCTCCTTCCCCTAGAAGGAGATCATCACCTGTCAGAAGAGAGCGGAAACGCAGCCATTCTCGCTCCCCTCATCACAGAACCAAGAGCCGTAGTGCTACTCCTGCAGCAGAAAAGAAGGAGGCAACTCCTGAGCCAGAACCCTCTGTGAAACCAAAGGAGACTGTTGTTCAAGAGGCAACTTCAAACAG tgaTATCCCAAAAGCTCCTAAATCTGAACCTCCTGTGCCAGAGACTAAGGAAACTTCACCAGAACGTAAttcaaagaaagagagagagaaggagaaagagaagactCGTCAAAGATCCCCAACTCGGTCCAAGTCGAGGTCAAGGTCTCGATCCCGTTCTCCATCTCATTCCCGACCAAGAAGGCGTCATAGATCACGGTCAAG AAGGCGACCAAGCCCAAGACGACGACCATCCCCAAGGAGGAGGAGTCCTCCAAGGCGATTGCCTCCCCCACCCAGACACAGAAGAAGCAGATCGCCTGTGAGGCG GAGAAGACGGTCATCGGCATCTTTATCTGGTAGtagctcctcttcctcctcatcaCGTTCCCGATCACCACCAAAGAAACCACCTAAAAGAACTGTATCCAGTCCTCCCCGTAAAACGCGTAGGATGTCTCCTTCTGCAAGCCCTCCTAGACGGAGGCACAGACCATCTCCACCAGCAAGTCCACCTCCAAAACCACGTAGATCTCCAACGCCTCAGCAGTCAAATCGTTCAAGAAAAAGCCGTGGCTCTGTTTCACCTGGCAGAGCATCAg CACCCAAACATAAGAGTACTGAAAAAAGAGAATCTCCTTCACCAGCGCCAAAACCAAGGAAAGCTGATCTGTCTGAATCGG AAGAAGATAAAGGAGGTAAAATGGCTGCAGCAGATTCTGTGCAACAGAGGCGTCAATACAGAAGGCAAAATCAACAGTCTTCATCTG ATTCTGGCTCCTCATCTTCATCTGAAGAGGAAAGACCTAAAAGATCCAATGTGAAGAATGGAGAAGTTGGTAGACGCCGACGCCATTCGCATTCACGCAGTCCATCCCCATCTCCACGAAAACGACAGAAAGAATCCTCCCCTCG TAGGAGGAGAAGAAGTCCATCACCCCCACCAGCCAGGCGACGGCGCTCTCCTTCGCCTGCCCCTCCTCCTAGGCGGCGACGGTCACCTTCATTGCCTCGCCGAAG GTCTCCGTCACCACCCCCACGTAGACGCTCACCTTCTCCACGGAGATACTCTCCACCAATACAGAGACGATACTCTCCTTCTCCACCTCCAAAGAGAAGAacagcttctcctcctccccctaaACGACGAGCATCACCGTCTCCACAGTCAAAACGCAGAGTCTCCCATTCACCACCGCCAAAACAAAGGAGCTCTCCAGCTGCTAAAAGGCGTTCACCTTCGATATCTTCCAAGCACAGGAAGGGTTCTCCTCCCAGTAGGTCTAATCGCGAAGCACGTTCTCCACCACAAAACAAAAGGCATTCACCTTCACCAAGGCCTAGAGCTTCTCATACATCTGCAAGCCCACCACCACTGCGAAGGGGAGCTTCAGCTTCACCGCAGAGAAGACAGTCTCCATCTCCAAGCACTAGACCCATCAGGAGGGTGTCAAGAACGCCAGAACCTAAGaagacaaa gGCTTCCACGCCAAGTCCACGATCTGCAAGACGGGTGTCTTCATCGCGGTCCGCATCAGGATCACCTGAACCAGCTCCAAAAAAACATCAAGGACCTCCATCTCCTGCTCGATCTCGTTCCCCTTCTGGAAACTGGTCACCTGCAAAAAAGGCTAAAAGTCCAACTCAGAGCCCATCCCCTGCAAGG AATTCAGATCAAGAAGGGggtggaaagaagaagaagaaaaagaaggataaGAAGCATAAAAAGGATAAGAAGcacaagaaacacaaaaaacatAAGAAGGAAAAGGCGGCAGCAgctacagcagctgctgctgtggctgcagcagatACCACCTCAGCACAGGAAGAACAGGAAGCAGAGACAGAACCTAAAAAG GAGACAGAAAGTGAACCAGAAGACAACCTCGATGACCTAGAGAAACACCTGAGAGAAAAAGCACTGAGGTCAATGAGGAAGGCGCAAGTGTCACCACCATCTTAG
- the SRRM1 gene encoding serine/arginine repetitive matrix protein 1 isoform X5 → MDAGFFRGTSAEQDNRFSNKQKKLLKQLKFAECLEKKVDMSKVNLEVIKPWITKRVTEILGFEDDVVIEFIFNQLEVKNPDSKMMQINLTGFLNGKNAREFMGELWPLLLSAQENIAGIPTAFLELKKEEIKQRQIEQEKLASMKKQDEDKEKRDKEDKDNREKRDRSRSPRRRKSRSPSPRRRSSPVRRERKRSHSRSPHHRTKSRSATPAAEKKEATPEPEPSVKPKETVVQEATSNSDIPKAPKSEPPVPETKETSPERNSKKEREKEKEKTRQRSPTRSKSRSRSRSRSPSHSRPRRRHRSRSRSYSPRRRPSPRRRPSPRRRSPPRRLPPPPRHRRSRSPVRRRRRSSASLSGSSSSSSSSRSRSPPKKPPKRTVSSPPRKTRRMSPSASPPRRRHRPSPPASPPPKPRRSPTPQQSNRSRKSRGSVSPGRASAPKHKSTEKRESPSPAPKPRKADLSESEEDKGGKMAAADSVQQRRQYRRQNQQSSSDSGSSSSSEEERPKRSNVKNGEVGRRRRHSHSRSPSPSPRKRQKESSPRRRRRSPSPPPARRRRSPSPAPPPRRRRSPSLPRRRSPSPPPRRRSPSPRRYSPPIQRRYSPSPPPKRRTASPPPPKRRASPSPQSKRRVSHSPPPKQRSSPAAKRRSPSISSKHRKGSPPSRSNREARSPPQNKRHSPSPRPRASHTSASPPPLRRGASASPQRRQSPSPSTRPIRRVSRTPEPKKTKASTPSPRSARRVSSSRSASGSPEPAPKKHQGPPSPARSRSPSGNWSPAKKAKSPTQSPSPARNSDQEGGGKKKKKKKDKKHKKDKKHKKHKKHKKEKAAAATAAAAVAAADTTSAQEEQEAETEPKKETESEPEDNLDDLEKHLREKALRSMRKAQVSPPS, encoded by the exons ATGGACGCGGGCTTCTTCCGC GGAACAAGTGCAGAACAGGACAATCGCTTCagcaacaaacagaagaaactgtTGAAGCAATTGAAATTTGCAGAATGCTTAGAAAAGAAG GTGGACATGAGCAAAGTAAATCTGGAAGTAATCAAACCATGGATAACAAAACGAGTAACAGAAATCCTTGGATTTGAAGATGATGTagtaattgaatttatattCAACCAGTTGGAAGTGAAG AATCCAGATTCCAAAATGATGCAAATCAACCTGACTGGTTTTTTGAATGGGAAAAATGCTAGGGAGTTCATGGGAGAACTGTGGCCACTGCTGTTAAGTGCACAGGAAAACATTGCTGGTATTCCAACTGCATTTCTGGaattgaagaaagaagaaattaaacagCGACAG ATAGAGCAAGAGAAACTGGCTTCTATGAAGAAACAAGATGAAGACAAGGAGAAGAGGGACAAGGAAGACAAAGacaacagagaaaagagagacagaTCCAGGAGTCCAAGAAG ACGCAAGTCAAGGTCTCCTTCCCCTAGAAGGAGATCATCACCTGTCAGAAGAGAGCGGAAACGCAGCCATTCTCGCTCCCCTCATCACAGAACCAAGAGCCGTAGTGCTACTCCTGCAGCAGAAAAGAAGGAGGCAACTCCTGAGCCAGAACCCTCTGTGAAACCAAAGGAGACTGTTGTTCAAGAGGCAACTTCAAACAG tgaTATCCCAAAAGCTCCTAAATCTGAACCTCCTGTGCCAGAGACTAAGGAAACTTCACCAGAACGTAAttcaaagaaagagagagagaaggagaaagagaagactCGTCAAAGATCCCCAACTCGGTCCAAGTCGAGGTCAAGGTCTCGATCCCGTTCTCCATCTCATTCCCGACCAAGAAGGCGTCATAGATCACGGTCAAG GTCTTACTCTCCTAGAAGGCGACCAAGCCCAAGACGACGACCATCCCCAAGGAGGAGGAGTCCTCCAAGGCGATTGCCTCCCCCACCCAGACACAGAAGAAGCAGATCGCCTGTGAGGCG GAGAAGACGGTCATCGGCATCTTTATCTGGTAGtagctcctcttcctcctcatcaCGTTCCCGATCACCACCAAAGAAACCACCTAAAAGAACTGTATCCAGTCCTCCCCGTAAAACGCGTAGGATGTCTCCTTCTGCAAGCCCTCCTAGACGGAGGCACAGACCATCTCCACCAGCAAGTCCACCTCCAAAACCACGTAGATCTCCAACGCCTCAGCAGTCAAATCGTTCAAGAAAAAGCCGTGGCTCTGTTTCACCTGGCAGAGCATCAg CACCCAAACATAAGAGTACTGAAAAAAGAGAATCTCCTTCACCAGCGCCAAAACCAAGGAAAGCTGATCTGTCTGAATCGG AAGAAGATAAAGGAGGTAAAATGGCTGCAGCAGATTCTGTGCAACAGAGGCGTCAATACAGAAGGCAAAATCAACAGTCTTCATCTG ATTCTGGCTCCTCATCTTCATCTGAAGAGGAAAGACCTAAAAGATCCAATGTGAAGAATGGAGAAGTTGGTAGACGCCGACGCCATTCGCATTCACGCAGTCCATCCCCATCTCCACGAAAACGACAGAAAGAATCCTCCCCTCG TAGGAGGAGAAGAAGTCCATCACCCCCACCAGCCAGGCGACGGCGCTCTCCTTCGCCTGCCCCTCCTCCTAGGCGGCGACGGTCACCTTCATTGCCTCGCCGAAG GTCTCCGTCACCACCCCCACGTAGACGCTCACCTTCTCCACGGAGATACTCTCCACCAATACAGAGACGATACTCTCCTTCTCCACCTCCAAAGAGAAGAacagcttctcctcctccccctaaACGACGAGCATCACCGTCTCCACAGTCAAAACGCAGAGTCTCCCATTCACCACCGCCAAAACAAAGGAGCTCTCCAGCTGCTAAAAGGCGTTCACCTTCGATATCTTCCAAGCACAGGAAGGGTTCTCCTCCCAGTAGGTCTAATCGCGAAGCACGTTCTCCACCACAAAACAAAAGGCATTCACCTTCACCAAGGCCTAGAGCTTCTCATACATCTGCAAGCCCACCACCACTGCGAAGGGGAGCTTCAGCTTCACCGCAGAGAAGACAGTCTCCATCTCCAAGCACTAGACCCATCAGGAGGGTGTCAAGAACGCCAGAACCTAAGaagacaaa gGCTTCCACGCCAAGTCCACGATCTGCAAGACGGGTGTCTTCATCGCGGTCCGCATCAGGATCACCTGAACCAGCTCCAAAAAAACATCAAGGACCTCCATCTCCTGCTCGATCTCGTTCCCCTTCTGGAAACTGGTCACCTGCAAAAAAGGCTAAAAGTCCAACTCAGAGCCCATCCCCTGCAAGG AATTCAGATCAAGAAGGGggtggaaagaagaagaagaaaaagaaggataaGAAGCATAAAAAGGATAAGAAGcacaagaaacacaaaaaacatAAGAAGGAAAAGGCGGCAGCAgctacagcagctgctgctgtggctgcagcagatACCACCTCAGCACAGGAAGAACAGGAAGCAGAGACAGAACCTAAAAAG GAGACAGAAAGTGAACCAGAAGACAACCTCGATGACCTAGAGAAACACCTGAGAGAAAAAGCACTGAGGTCAATGAGGAAGGCGCAAGTGTCACCACCATCTTAG
- the SRRM1 gene encoding serine/arginine repetitive matrix protein 1 isoform X2, which yields MDAGFFRGTSAEQDNRFSNKQKKLLKQLKFAECLEKKVDMSKVNLEVIKPWITKRVTEILGFEDDVVIEFIFNQLEVKNPDSKMMQINLTGFLNGKNAREFMGELWPLLLSAQENIAGIPTAFLELKKEEIKQRQIEQEKLASMKKQDEDKEKRDKEDKDNREKRDRSRSPRRRKSRSPSPRRRSSPVRRERKRSHSRSPHHRTKSRSATPAAEKKEATPEPEPSVKPKETVVQEATSNSDIPKAPKSEPPVPETKETSPERNSKKEREKEKEKTRQRSPTRSKSRSRSRSRSPSHSRPRRRHRSRSRSYSPRRRPSPRRRPSPRRRSPPRRLPPPPRHRRSRSPVRRRRRSSASLSGSSSSSSSSRSRSPPKKPPKRTVSSPPRKTRRMSPSASPPRRRHRPSPPASPPPKPRRSPTPQQSNRSRKSRGSVSPGRASAPKHKSTEKRESPSPAPKPRKADLSESEEDKGGKMAAADSVQQRRQYRRQNQQSSSDSGSSSSSEEERPKRSNVKNGEVGRRRRHSHSRSPSPSPRKRQKESSPRMQMEKRWQSPVMKRRRRSPSPPPARRRRSPSPAPPPRRRRSPSLPRRRSPSPPPRRRSPSPRRYSPPIQRRYSPSPPPKRRTASPPPPKRRASPSPQSKRRVSHSPPPKQRSSPAAKRRSPSISSKHRKGSPPSRSNREARSPPQNKRHSPSPRPRASHTSASPPPLRRGASASPQRRQSPSPSTRPIRRVSRTPEPKKTKASTPSPRSARRVSSSRSASGSPEPAPKKHQGPPSPARSRSPSGNWSPAKKAKSPTQSPSPARNSDQEGGGKKKKKKKDKKHKKDKKHKKHKKHKKEKAAAATAAAAVAAADTTSAQEEQEAETEPKKETESEPEDNLDDLEKHLREKALRSMRKAQVSPPS from the exons ATGGACGCGGGCTTCTTCCGC GGAACAAGTGCAGAACAGGACAATCGCTTCagcaacaaacagaagaaactgtTGAAGCAATTGAAATTTGCAGAATGCTTAGAAAAGAAG GTGGACATGAGCAAAGTAAATCTGGAAGTAATCAAACCATGGATAACAAAACGAGTAACAGAAATCCTTGGATTTGAAGATGATGTagtaattgaatttatattCAACCAGTTGGAAGTGAAG AATCCAGATTCCAAAATGATGCAAATCAACCTGACTGGTTTTTTGAATGGGAAAAATGCTAGGGAGTTCATGGGAGAACTGTGGCCACTGCTGTTAAGTGCACAGGAAAACATTGCTGGTATTCCAACTGCATTTCTGGaattgaagaaagaagaaattaaacagCGACAG ATAGAGCAAGAGAAACTGGCTTCTATGAAGAAACAAGATGAAGACAAGGAGAAGAGGGACAAGGAAGACAAAGacaacagagaaaagagagacagaTCCAGGAGTCCAAGAAG ACGCAAGTCAAGGTCTCCTTCCCCTAGAAGGAGATCATCACCTGTCAGAAGAGAGCGGAAACGCAGCCATTCTCGCTCCCCTCATCACAGAACCAAGAGCCGTAGTGCTACTCCTGCAGCAGAAAAGAAGGAGGCAACTCCTGAGCCAGAACCCTCTGTGAAACCAAAGGAGACTGTTGTTCAAGAGGCAACTTCAAACAG tgaTATCCCAAAAGCTCCTAAATCTGAACCTCCTGTGCCAGAGACTAAGGAAACTTCACCAGAACGTAAttcaaagaaagagagagagaaggagaaagagaagactCGTCAAAGATCCCCAACTCGGTCCAAGTCGAGGTCAAGGTCTCGATCCCGTTCTCCATCTCATTCCCGACCAAGAAGGCGTCATAGATCACGGTCAAG GTCTTACTCTCCTAGAAGGCGACCAAGCCCAAGACGACGACCATCCCCAAGGAGGAGGAGTCCTCCAAGGCGATTGCCTCCCCCACCCAGACACAGAAGAAGCAGATCGCCTGTGAGGCG GAGAAGACGGTCATCGGCATCTTTATCTGGTAGtagctcctcttcctcctcatcaCGTTCCCGATCACCACCAAAGAAACCACCTAAAAGAACTGTATCCAGTCCTCCCCGTAAAACGCGTAGGATGTCTCCTTCTGCAAGCCCTCCTAGACGGAGGCACAGACCATCTCCACCAGCAAGTCCACCTCCAAAACCACGTAGATCTCCAACGCCTCAGCAGTCAAATCGTTCAAGAAAAAGCCGTGGCTCTGTTTCACCTGGCAGAGCATCAg CACCCAAACATAAGAGTACTGAAAAAAGAGAATCTCCTTCACCAGCGCCAAAACCAAGGAAAGCTGATCTGTCTGAATCGG AAGAAGATAAAGGAGGTAAAATGGCTGCAGCAGATTCTGTGCAACAGAGGCGTCAATACAGAAGGCAAAATCAACAGTCTTCATCTG ATTCTGGCTCCTCATCTTCATCTGAAGAGGAAAGACCTAAAAGATCCAATGTGAAGAATGGAGAAGTTGGTAGACGCCGACGCCATTCGCATTCACGCAGTCCATCCCCATCTCCACGAAAACGACAGAAAGAATCCTCCCCTCG GATGCAGATGGAAAAGAGGTGGCAATCGCCAGTGATGAAAAG GAGGAGAAGAAGTCCATCACCCCCACCAGCCAGGCGACGGCGCTCTCCTTCGCCTGCCCCTCCTCCTAGGCGGCGACGGTCACCTTCATTGCCTCGCCGAAG GTCTCCGTCACCACCCCCACGTAGACGCTCACCTTCTCCACGGAGATACTCTCCACCAATACAGAGACGATACTCTCCTTCTCCACCTCCAAAGAGAAGAacagcttctcctcctccccctaaACGACGAGCATCACCGTCTCCACAGTCAAAACGCAGAGTCTCCCATTCACCACCGCCAAAACAAAGGAGCTCTCCAGCTGCTAAAAGGCGTTCACCTTCGATATCTTCCAAGCACAGGAAGGGTTCTCCTCCCAGTAGGTCTAATCGCGAAGCACGTTCTCCACCACAAAACAAAAGGCATTCACCTTCACCAAGGCCTAGAGCTTCTCATACATCTGCAAGCCCACCACCACTGCGAAGGGGAGCTTCAGCTTCACCGCAGAGAAGACAGTCTCCATCTCCAAGCACTAGACCCATCAGGAGGGTGTCAAGAACGCCAGAACCTAAGaagacaaa gGCTTCCACGCCAAGTCCACGATCTGCAAGACGGGTGTCTTCATCGCGGTCCGCATCAGGATCACCTGAACCAGCTCCAAAAAAACATCAAGGACCTCCATCTCCTGCTCGATCTCGTTCCCCTTCTGGAAACTGGTCACCTGCAAAAAAGGCTAAAAGTCCAACTCAGAGCCCATCCCCTGCAAGG AATTCAGATCAAGAAGGGggtggaaagaagaagaagaaaaagaaggataaGAAGCATAAAAAGGATAAGAAGcacaagaaacacaaaaaacatAAGAAGGAAAAGGCGGCAGCAgctacagcagctgctgctgtggctgcagcagatACCACCTCAGCACAGGAAGAACAGGAAGCAGAGACAGAACCTAAAAAG GAGACAGAAAGTGAACCAGAAGACAACCTCGATGACCTAGAGAAACACCTGAGAGAAAAAGCACTGAGGTCAATGAGGAAGGCGCAAGTGTCACCACCATCTTAG
- the SRRM1 gene encoding serine/arginine repetitive matrix protein 1 isoform X10 gives MYLSPHGRFNLSLIQTVCCFFQITVLSSCHISLQNPDSKMMQINLTGFLNGKNAREFMGELWPLLLSAQENIAGIPTAFLELKKEEIKQRQIEQEKLASMKKQDEDKEKRDKEDKDNREKRDRSRSPRRRKSRSPSPRRRSSPVRRERKRSHSRSPHHRTKSRSATPAAEKKEATPEPEPSVKPKETVVQEATSNSDIPKAPKSEPPVPETKETSPERNSKKEREKEKEKTRQRSPTRSKSRSRSRSRSPSHSRPRRRHRSRSRSYSPRRRPSPRRRPSPRRRSPPRRLPPPPRHRRSRSPVRRRRRSSASLSGSSSSSSSSRSRSPPKKPPKRTVSSPPRKTRRMSPSASPPRRRHRPSPPASPPPKPRRSPTPQQSNRSRKSRGSVSPGRASAPKHKSTEKRESPSPAPKPRKADLSESEEDKGGKMAAADSVQQRRQYRRQNQQSSSDSGSSSSSEEERPKRSNVKNGEVGRRRRHSHSRSPSPSPRKRQKESSPRMQMEKRWQSPVMKSRRRRSPSPPPARRRRSPSPAPPPRRRRSPSLPRRRSPSPPPRRRSPSPRRYSPPIQRRYSPSPPPKRRTASPPPPKRRASPSPQSKRRVSHSPPPKQRSSPAAKRRSPSISSKHRKGSPPSRSNREARSPPQNKRHSPSPRPRASHTSASPPPLRRGASASPQRRQSPSPSTRPIRRVSRTPEPKKTKASTPSPRSARRVSSSRSASGSPEPAPKKHQGPPSPARSRSPSGNWSPAKKAKSPTQSPSPARNSDQEGGGKKKKKKKDKKHKKDKKHKKHKKHKKEKAAAATAAAAVAAADTTSAQEEQEAETEPKKETESEPEDNLDDLEKHLREKALRSMRKAQVSPPS, from the exons ATGTATCTTAGCCCCCATGGTAGATTTAATTTAAGTTTAATACAAACtgtatgctgtttttttcagataaCCGTTTTGTCTTCCTGTCATATCTCTTTGCAGAATCCAGATTCCAAAATGATGCAAATCAACCTGACTGGTTTTTTGAATGGGAAAAATGCTAGGGAGTTCATGGGAGAACTGTGGCCACTGCTGTTAAGTGCACAGGAAAACATTGCTGGTATTCCAACTGCATTTCTGGaattgaagaaagaagaaattaaacagCGACAG ATAGAGCAAGAGAAACTGGCTTCTATGAAGAAACAAGATGAAGACAAGGAGAAGAGGGACAAGGAAGACAAAGacaacagagaaaagagagacagaTCCAGGAGTCCAAGAAG ACGCAAGTCAAGGTCTCCTTCCCCTAGAAGGAGATCATCACCTGTCAGAAGAGAGCGGAAACGCAGCCATTCTCGCTCCCCTCATCACAGAACCAAGAGCCGTAGTGCTACTCCTGCAGCAGAAAAGAAGGAGGCAACTCCTGAGCCAGAACCCTCTGTGAAACCAAAGGAGACTGTTGTTCAAGAGGCAACTTCAAACAG tgaTATCCCAAAAGCTCCTAAATCTGAACCTCCTGTGCCAGAGACTAAGGAAACTTCACCAGAACGTAAttcaaagaaagagagagagaaggagaaagagaagactCGTCAAAGATCCCCAACTCGGTCCAAGTCGAGGTCAAGGTCTCGATCCCGTTCTCCATCTCATTCCCGACCAAGAAGGCGTCATAGATCACGGTCAAG GTCTTACTCTCCTAGAAGGCGACCAAGCCCAAGACGACGACCATCCCCAAGGAGGAGGAGTCCTCCAAGGCGATTGCCTCCCCCACCCAGACACAGAAGAAGCAGATCGCCTGTGAGGCG GAGAAGACGGTCATCGGCATCTTTATCTGGTAGtagctcctcttcctcctcatcaCGTTCCCGATCACCACCAAAGAAACCACCTAAAAGAACTGTATCCAGTCCTCCCCGTAAAACGCGTAGGATGTCTCCTTCTGCAAGCCCTCCTAGACGGAGGCACAGACCATCTCCACCAGCAAGTCCACCTCCAAAACCACGTAGATCTCCAACGCCTCAGCAGTCAAATCGTTCAAGAAAAAGCCGTGGCTCTGTTTCACCTGGCAGAGCATCAg CACCCAAACATAAGAGTACTGAAAAAAGAGAATCTCCTTCACCAGCGCCAAAACCAAGGAAAGCTGATCTGTCTGAATCGG AAGAAGATAAAGGAGGTAAAATGGCTGCAGCAGATTCTGTGCAACAGAGGCGTCAATACAGAAGGCAAAATCAACAGTCTTCATCTG ATTCTGGCTCCTCATCTTCATCTGAAGAGGAAAGACCTAAAAGATCCAATGTGAAGAATGGAGAAGTTGGTAGACGCCGACGCCATTCGCATTCACGCAGTCCATCCCCATCTCCACGAAAACGACAGAAAGAATCCTCCCCTCG GATGCAGATGGAAAAGAGGTGGCAATCGCCAGTGATGAAAAG TAGGAGGAGAAGAAGTCCATCACCCCCACCAGCCAGGCGACGGCGCTCTCCTTCGCCTGCCCCTCCTCCTAGGCGGCGACGGTCACCTTCATTGCCTCGCCGAAG GTCTCCGTCACCACCCCCACGTAGACGCTCACCTTCTCCACGGAGATACTCTCCACCAATACAGAGACGATACTCTCCTTCTCCACCTCCAAAGAGAAGAacagcttctcctcctccccctaaACGACGAGCATCACCGTCTCCACAGTCAAAACGCAGAGTCTCCCATTCACCACCGCCAAAACAAAGGAGCTCTCCAGCTGCTAAAAGGCGTTCACCTTCGATATCTTCCAAGCACAGGAAGGGTTCTCCTCCCAGTAGGTCTAATCGCGAAGCACGTTCTCCACCACAAAACAAAAGGCATTCACCTTCACCAAGGCCTAGAGCTTCTCATACATCTGCAAGCCCACCACCACTGCGAAGGGGAGCTTCAGCTTCACCGCAGAGAAGACAGTCTCCATCTCCAAGCACTAGACCCATCAGGAGGGTGTCAAGAACGCCAGAACCTAAGaagacaaa gGCTTCCACGCCAAGTCCACGATCTGCAAGACGGGTGTCTTCATCGCGGTCCGCATCAGGATCACCTGAACCAGCTCCAAAAAAACATCAAGGACCTCCATCTCCTGCTCGATCTCGTTCCCCTTCTGGAAACTGGTCACCTGCAAAAAAGGCTAAAAGTCCAACTCAGAGCCCATCCCCTGCAAGG AATTCAGATCAAGAAGGGggtggaaagaagaagaagaaaaagaaggataaGAAGCATAAAAAGGATAAGAAGcacaagaaacacaaaaaacatAAGAAGGAAAAGGCGGCAGCAgctacagcagctgctgctgtggctgcagcagatACCACCTCAGCACAGGAAGAACAGGAAGCAGAGACAGAACCTAAAAAG GAGACAGAAAGTGAACCAGAAGACAACCTCGATGACCTAGAGAAACACCTGAGAGAAAAAGCACTGAGGTCAATGAGGAAGGCGCAAGTGTCACCACCATCTTAG